From the genome of Halorussus caseinilyticus, one region includes:
- a CDS encoding DUF4013 domain-containing protein, translating into MFETALRYLVDSDDGVETILVGGLLTLLAWLLIPAVFVAGYFQRVLARTNADETAPSFDDWADLFAEGLKAIGVTIAYFAVPIVLLTAVLLSLLVVSVETAVVESPAVAEPVTNVGPDPLGVVVVLGGLALASVTALAAWYALPAALARLAVEGRLGAAFEFRKLGSVVTSESYLTGWLVALVVLVVGGALVGGLASIPFVGWAAVPFAAFYLNVVAFALYGRAYREATRAGRRESVEGERQTPA; encoded by the coding sequence ATGTTCGAAACAGCACTCAGATACCTCGTGGACAGCGACGACGGCGTCGAGACCATCCTCGTCGGCGGACTACTCACCCTATTGGCGTGGCTCCTGATTCCGGCGGTGTTCGTCGCGGGCTACTTCCAGCGAGTCCTCGCGCGGACGAACGCGGACGAGACCGCCCCGTCGTTCGACGACTGGGCCGACCTGTTCGCCGAGGGCCTGAAGGCCATCGGCGTCACGATAGCCTACTTCGCGGTCCCGATTGTCCTGCTGACCGCGGTCCTCCTCAGTCTGCTGGTCGTCTCGGTCGAGACGGCGGTGGTCGAGTCCCCCGCCGTCGCCGAACCAGTCACGAACGTCGGACCCGACCCCCTCGGCGTCGTCGTCGTTCTCGGCGGTCTGGCGCTCGCGTCCGTGACCGCGCTCGCCGCGTGGTACGCTCTGCCCGCCGCGCTCGCCCGACTCGCGGTCGAGGGTCGCCTCGGTGCCGCGTTCGAGTTCCGGAAACTGGGGTCGGTCGTCACCAGCGAGTCGTACCTGACCGGGTGGCTGGTCGCGCTGGTCGTCCTCGTGGTCGGCGGTGCCCTCGTCGGCGGTCTCGCCTCGATACCCTTCGTCGGGTGGGCGGCGGTTCCGTTCGCGGCGTTCTACCTGAACGTCGTCGCGTTCGCGCTCTACGGGCGGGCCTACCGCGAGGCGACTCGTGCCGGACGCCGCGAATCCGTCGAAGGGGAGCGCCAGACCCCGGCGTGA
- a CDS encoding DUF4013 domain-containing protein: protein MLRESLSYPARTDEETLLVGTILVVAVGLLARLGVLAALAVVPAVLLVGYVLAVLRATAESSGGASADADAPPEFSDLRALAADGARALAVTVGYLLVPAAALAVTVGGASAGARPESLGTTTFVFGAGTVVLFVSLAFAYLLPAALVGVARTGELAAAMDRGRLRGVAGGSRYFVAWAAALLVGGVGLVLAGGLATLGRPGEVLALAVGFYAAVVVARLVGRGISG from the coding sequence ATGCTCCGCGAGTCGCTGTCGTACCCGGCCCGGACCGACGAGGAGACCCTGCTCGTCGGGACGATACTCGTCGTCGCGGTCGGTCTGCTCGCCCGCCTCGGCGTTCTCGCGGCCCTCGCGGTCGTTCCCGCCGTCCTCCTCGTGGGCTACGTGCTGGCCGTCCTCCGCGCTACCGCCGAATCCTCCGGCGGCGCGTCCGCAGATGCGGACGCGCCGCCGGAGTTCTCGGACCTCCGGGCGCTCGCGGCCGACGGTGCGCGTGCGCTCGCGGTCACGGTCGGGTACTTGCTCGTGCCCGCGGCCGCGCTCGCGGTCACGGTCGGCGGCGCGAGCGCGGGCGCGCGACCCGAGAGCCTCGGTACGACGACGTTCGTCTTCGGCGCGGGGACCGTCGTCCTCTTCGTCTCGCTGGCGTTCGCCTACCTCCTGCCCGCGGCGCTGGTCGGGGTCGCTCGGACCGGCGAACTCGCGGCGGCGATGGACCGCGGCCGCCTCCGCGGAGTCGCCGGGGGGAGTCGGTACTTCGTCGCGTGGGCCGCGGCCCTGCTGGTCGGCGGCGTCGGTCTGGTCCTCGCCGGTGGACTGGCGACGCTCGGCCGACCCGGTGAGGTCCTCGCGCTCGCGGTCGGGTTCTACGCCGCCGTCGTGGTCGCTCGGTTGGTGGGCCGAGGTATCTCGGGTTAG
- a CDS encoding mRNA surveillance protein pelota produces MRISNRQQVEGSRERITLVPESLDDLWHLTYVLEPGDFVSGDTTRRIQRNDDQMRDTGGEREHMHVTLGVEETEFHKFSNRLRISGVIEDASREDQLGMHHTLNVEENKEIAIEKIWKPDQLDRLEEAEEATDNPDVAIVTVEEGQAHIHTVAQYGTEEYAEFTGTTGKGEYARGRDELFGELTSALSRMDTDAIILAGPGFTKQDALDFIEEEAPDLTEKITTVDTSAVGDRGVHEVLKRGAVEEVQKDTRIAKEAELIDELTKRIGEGPKVAYGAEQVQKAADFGAIEHLLILDERLRAERGDDGEWDFDVNELITTAEQKGGEVTVFSSEFAPGDQLSGFGGIAALLRYRLE; encoded by the coding sequence ATGCGAATCAGCAACCGCCAGCAGGTCGAAGGCTCCCGCGAGCGCATCACGCTCGTCCCCGAGAGTCTCGACGACCTGTGGCACCTCACCTACGTCCTCGAACCGGGCGACTTCGTGTCGGGGGACACGACCCGGCGCATCCAGCGCAACGACGACCAGATGCGCGACACCGGCGGCGAGCGCGAACACATGCACGTCACGCTCGGCGTCGAGGAGACCGAGTTCCACAAGTTCTCCAACCGACTCCGAATCAGCGGCGTCATCGAGGACGCCTCGCGCGAGGACCAACTCGGTATGCACCACACCCTCAACGTCGAGGAGAACAAGGAAATCGCCATCGAGAAGATTTGGAAACCCGACCAGCTCGACCGCCTCGAAGAGGCCGAGGAAGCCACCGACAACCCCGACGTTGCCATCGTCACCGTCGAGGAAGGGCAGGCCCACATCCACACCGTCGCCCAGTACGGCACCGAGGAGTACGCCGAGTTCACCGGCACCACGGGGAAGGGCGAGTACGCCCGCGGCCGGGACGAACTGTTCGGGGAACTCACCAGCGCGCTCTCGCGCATGGACACCGACGCCATCATCCTCGCCGGACCGGGGTTCACCAAGCAGGACGCCCTCGACTTCATCGAGGAGGAGGCCCCCGACCTCACCGAGAAGATTACGACCGTGGATACCAGCGCCGTCGGGGACCGCGGCGTCCACGAGGTCCTCAAGCGCGGCGCAGTCGAGGAGGTCCAGAAGGACACCCGCATCGCCAAGGAAGCCGAACTAATCGACGAACTCACCAAGCGCATCGGCGAGGGACCGAAGGTCGCCTACGGTGCCGAACAGGTCCAGAAGGCCGCCGACTTCGGGGCCATCGAACACCTCCTGATTCTGGACGAGCGACTGCGCGCGGAACGCGGCGACGACGGCGAGTGGGACTTCGACGTGAACGAACTCATCACCACCGCCGAGCAGAAGGGCGGCGAGGTGACGGTGTTCTCCAGCGAGTTCGCGCCGGGCGACCAACTCTCGGGGTTCGGCGGCATCGCCGCGCTCCTGCGGTACCGACTGGAGTAG
- a CDS encoding RDD family protein, with the protein MSGYPKRPDRDDTNVIGARIGAQIIDSLVGFAILLGVVLLFGVMGGATGNSDIAGSFGLIGLLLGFVGSVFYGFFLEGYWDGYTVGKKLLGIKVVKEDGSECGYGSAFLRNALEIIDGLFYYVVGFIFMASGDKRQRLGDRIAGTVVVKETPRDTGASTATETTPETEPTP; encoded by the coding sequence ATGTCAGGTTATCCGAAACGACCCGACCGCGACGATACCAACGTTATCGGAGCGCGCATCGGCGCACAAATCATCGACTCGCTCGTCGGTTTCGCTATCCTCCTCGGGGTGGTCCTGCTCTTCGGAGTGATGGGCGGTGCGACCGGCAACAGCGACATCGCCGGAAGCTTCGGCCTAATCGGTCTCTTGCTAGGTTTCGTGGGAAGCGTGTTCTACGGCTTCTTCCTCGAAGGCTACTGGGACGGCTACACCGTCGGCAAGAAGCTACTGGGAATCAAAGTCGTCAAAGAAGACGGGAGCGAGTGCGGATACGGCAGTGCGTTCCTCCGCAACGCTCTCGAAATCATCGACGGCCTGTTCTACTACGTCGTCGGCTTCATTTTCATGGCGAGCGGCGACAAGCGCCAACGTCTCGGCGACCGAATCGCGGGCACCGTCGTCGTAAAAGAGACCCCCCGGGACACCGGTGCATCGACGGCGACCGAGACGACCCCCGAGACGGAACCCACACCGTAA
- a CDS encoding tRNA uridine(34) 5-carboxymethylaminomethyl modification radical SAM/GNAT enzyme Elp3: MSTETPDATETEAFERVCEELVERILAGDVERDELESEKLSVCSEFSSPKVPKNSELLDYAPDERREDLQEVLQRKPVRTASGVSPVAIMTSPHQCPHGKCLYCPGGPGSEFSSSQSYTGHEPAAARGVQNDYDPYGQVTLRLEQMREIGHPVDKVELILMGGTMTARSHDYQEWFVKRALEAMNDYDTGKEPEPAEGVSFAENPEDVEFRYLEDVIAENEQNDVRAIGITFETKPDWCDPEQINRMLDLGGTKVEVGVQTTYERINREMHRGHGVQASIDANRRLRDSAFKVGFHMMPGQPGMSKEMCLEDFRRLFEDKKWKPDYLKIYPTLVVRGTATYDWWHRDDYEPLRNEEAAELVAEIKSMIPKYTRLQRVQRDIPADFIDAGVWKSNLRQLARQRMDDHGWTCDCIRCREVGMNDEDPENVELDVMTYEAAGGTEHFISYEDPDKDLLIGFCRLREPGNPVRRELEDAALVRELHVYGPMVEVGDQSHDWQHKGYGKKLLRKAEELAADAGYEKVSVISGIGAREYYREKLGYYQDGPYVSKRL, from the coding sequence ATGAGTACCGAGACGCCGGACGCCACCGAGACCGAGGCGTTCGAGCGAGTCTGCGAGGAACTCGTCGAGCGCATCCTCGCGGGCGACGTGGAACGCGACGAGTTGGAGAGCGAGAAGCTATCGGTCTGCTCGGAGTTCTCCTCGCCGAAAGTTCCGAAGAATTCCGAGTTGCTCGACTACGCGCCCGACGAGCGCCGCGAAGACTTACAGGAGGTCCTCCAGCGCAAGCCGGTCCGGACCGCCTCGGGCGTCTCGCCGGTCGCAATCATGACCAGTCCCCACCAGTGTCCCCACGGCAAGTGCCTCTACTGTCCGGGCGGACCGGGGTCGGAGTTCTCCTCCTCGCAGAGCTACACCGGCCACGAACCCGCCGCCGCCCGCGGCGTCCAGAACGACTACGACCCCTACGGGCAGGTCACGCTCCGTCTCGAACAGATGCGCGAAATCGGCCACCCGGTCGATAAGGTCGAACTCATCCTGATGGGCGGGACGATGACCGCCCGGAGCCACGACTATCAGGAGTGGTTCGTCAAGCGCGCGCTGGAGGCGATGAACGACTACGACACCGGGAAAGAGCCAGAACCCGCCGAGGGCGTCAGCTTCGCCGAGAACCCCGAGGACGTGGAGTTCCGGTATCTGGAGGACGTTATCGCCGAGAACGAGCAGAACGACGTGCGGGCAATCGGCATCACCTTCGAGACCAAGCCCGACTGGTGTGACCCCGAGCAGATAAACCGGATGCTCGATTTGGGCGGTACGAAGGTCGAAGTCGGCGTCCAGACGACCTACGAGCGCATCAACCGCGAGATGCACCGGGGCCACGGCGTGCAGGCCTCCATCGACGCCAACCGGCGACTCCGGGACTCGGCGTTCAAGGTCGGCTTCCACATGATGCCCGGCCAACCCGGAATGAGCAAGGAGATGTGTCTGGAGGACTTCCGGCGACTCTTCGAGGACAAGAAGTGGAAGCCCGACTACCTCAAAATCTACCCGACGCTCGTCGTCCGGGGCACCGCGACCTACGACTGGTGGCATCGGGACGACTACGAACCCCTCCGGAACGAGGAGGCCGCCGAGTTGGTCGCCGAAATCAAGTCGATGATTCCCAAGTATACCCGCCTCCAGCGCGTCCAGCGGGACATCCCCGCGGACTTCATCGACGCGGGCGTCTGGAAGTCGAACCTCCGCCAACTCGCCCGCCAGCGGATGGACGACCACGGGTGGACTTGCGACTGCATCCGGTGCCGGGAGGTCGGCATGAACGACGAGGACCCCGAAAACGTCGAACTCGACGTGATGACCTACGAGGCGGCGGGAGGCACCGAACACTTCATCAGCTACGAGGACCCGGACAAGGACCTCCTGATAGGCTTCTGTCGCCTGCGCGAACCCGGAAATCCGGTCCGCCGAGAACTCGAAGACGCCGCGCTCGTCCGCGAACTCCACGTCTACGGCCCGATGGTCGAAGTCGGCGACCAGAGCCACGACTGGCAACACAAGGGCTACGGCAAGAAACTGCTCCGGAAGGCCGAGGAACTCGCGGCCGACGCCGGGTACGAGAAGGTCAGCGTCATCTCGGGCATCGGCGCGCGAGAGTACTACCGGGAGAAGTTGGGCTACTATCAGGATGGCCCGTACGTGAGCAAACGGCTGTGA
- a CDS encoding phosphoesterase codes for MSALDAAMRVYPYVFHPAVMVGAGVLVLIRHEWARRDADRSALVRRLGAFLGAGVLSFVPTLVYAAVTGQSLGQVTKGNVWQVDALVAGGVLFTAGVTWLLWHRYDWGPLVPGYAEALAAATIPYAALSPFWNFSGHVTMAVMPTLYLTLVDRKFWPTLLIPVVMVPNRVYLGAHDWAQSVGAFLVVAAVVVGVFWFQTGGELRAEPDSVVS; via the coding sequence ATGAGCGCGCTCGACGCGGCGATGCGGGTCTACCCCTACGTATTCCACCCCGCCGTGATGGTCGGCGCGGGGGTGTTGGTCCTGATTCGCCACGAGTGGGCGCGACGTGACGCCGACCGGTCGGCGCTCGTTCGCCGCCTCGGGGCGTTCCTCGGCGCGGGCGTCCTCTCGTTCGTCCCGACGCTGGTCTACGCCGCCGTCACGGGCCAGAGCCTCGGGCAGGTCACGAAGGGCAACGTCTGGCAAGTGGACGCGCTGGTCGCGGGCGGGGTGTTGTTCACCGCCGGGGTGACGTGGTTGCTCTGGCACCGCTACGACTGGGGACCGCTCGTGCCGGGGTACGCGGAGGCACTCGCGGCCGCGACGATTCCCTACGCCGCGCTCTCGCCGTTCTGGAACTTCTCGGGCCACGTCACGATGGCGGTGATGCCGACGCTCTACCTGACGCTCGTGGACCGGAAGTTCTGGCCGACGCTTCTGATTCCGGTGGTGATGGTCCCGAATCGGGTGTATCTGGGCGCGCACGACTGGGCGCAGTCGGTCGGCGCGTTCCTCGTCGTCGCGGCGGTCGTGGTCGGGGTGTTCTGGTTCCAGACCGGCGGGGAGTTGCGCGCGGAGCCGGATTCGGTGGTTTCGTGA
- a CDS encoding methyl-accepting chemotaxis protein, whose product MSHERQPHESDDSGWSSRGNDAPDVDPRVLSDQYDAAVPAELRRDHADHLSALLAGETATETASALGCRVAGEGVSAGAYLDTYSVAFDALVSSVFDGLRRDGEDDLDSDDLDTAEARLRGGIAAALADMRAGVEGYVPEDDSDATADAVDPRENASDLREDASASSADDAEATAERTESDAESSDATGELPDSSTDTALAVGDVLAALPTPAFLVAPDHTVLAYNEGLAEMLGIGEREALGEDNRESIAAASYTDGRRHESLVDKVADAPRTAHERSDVERTETTFGDRYVYEDTSTLLNERDEEIHIGFRAVPLFDDGGDLRAVLEVVDDRTDEVRHQRSVSALAEEVTSTLDAIGEGDLTARADYDDPHGTVGDDLLALTDDVNAMAENFQRLVERVDDRTEALSASIDEAVASANRIDEQIDDQNDALAEVTDEIASFSATMEEVAASSNEVAEAAEQALSEAERGLDSGEEARDAAAEVLELSDDLLDSVTELETRMDDIGEVVEFISDVADQTNLLALNANIEAARAGEAGDGFAVVAEEVKELATQTSDHADDIADRIGTLRQRALKTVESVEESHGRVEHVDEEIDATLDALREIATAVETATEGIREVADANDEQATAVEEVAATIEDAKRSADGVDETADEIVREMDAQADSVDDLAARVGELTGDGR is encoded by the coding sequence ATGTCACACGAAAGACAGCCCCACGAGTCCGACGATTCGGGTTGGTCGTCGCGGGGGAACGACGCGCCCGACGTGGACCCGCGAGTTCTGAGCGACCAGTACGACGCGGCGGTTCCCGCGGAGTTGCGCCGCGACCACGCCGACCACCTCTCTGCACTGCTCGCGGGCGAGACGGCGACCGAGACCGCCTCGGCGCTCGGTTGCCGGGTGGCCGGGGAGGGCGTCAGCGCGGGCGCGTACCTCGACACCTACTCGGTCGCGTTCGACGCGTTGGTCTCGTCGGTCTTCGACGGTCTCCGTAGGGACGGCGAGGACGACTTGGATTCCGACGACCTCGACACCGCCGAGGCGCGACTCCGCGGGGGTATCGCCGCGGCGCTCGCCGACATGCGGGCCGGGGTCGAGGGGTACGTCCCCGAGGACGACTCGGACGCGACCGCCGACGCGGTGGACCCTCGCGAGAACGCCTCGGACCTCCGTGAGGACGCCTCGGCGTCGTCCGCGGACGACGCCGAGGCGACTGCCGAGCGAACCGAGTCCGACGCCGAGAGTTCGGACGCGACTGGCGAACTCCCGGACAGTTCCACAGACACGGCGCTCGCGGTCGGAGACGTGTTGGCGGCGCTCCCGACGCCCGCGTTCCTCGTCGCGCCCGACCACACCGTGCTGGCGTACAACGAGGGTCTGGCGGAGATGCTCGGCATCGGCGAACGCGAGGCGCTTGGCGAGGACAATCGCGAGAGCATCGCCGCGGCGTCGTACACCGACGGCCGCCGCCACGAGAGCCTCGTGGACAAGGTGGCCGACGCGCCCCGGACCGCCCACGAGCGAAGCGACGTGGAGCGGACCGAGACGACCTTCGGCGACCGGTACGTCTACGAGGACACCAGCACCCTGCTCAACGAACGCGACGAGGAGATTCACATCGGCTTTCGGGCGGTCCCGCTGTTCGACGACGGCGGTGACCTCCGGGCCGTCCTCGAAGTCGTCGACGACCGAACCGACGAGGTTCGCCACCAGCGGAGCGTCTCGGCGCTCGCGGAGGAAGTCACCTCGACCTTAGACGCCATCGGCGAGGGCGACCTGACGGCGCGGGCCGACTACGACGACCCCCACGGCACCGTCGGCGACGATTTGCTGGCGCTCACCGACGACGTGAACGCGATGGCCGAGAACTTCCAGCGGCTGGTCGAACGCGTGGACGACCGGACCGAGGCGCTCTCGGCGTCGATAGACGAGGCGGTCGCGTCCGCGAACCGAATCGACGAGCAGATAGACGACCAGAACGACGCGCTGGCCGAAGTCACCGACGAAATCGCCTCGTTCAGCGCGACGATGGAGGAAGTGGCGGCGAGTTCGAACGAGGTGGCGGAGGCGGCCGAGCAAGCCCTCTCGGAGGCAGAGCGCGGACTCGACTCGGGCGAGGAGGCCCGCGACGCGGCCGCCGAAGTGCTGGAGTTGAGCGACGACCTGCTCGACTCCGTGACGGAACTCGAAACCCGGATGGACGACATCGGCGAGGTGGTCGAGTTCATCTCCGACGTGGCCGACCAGACCAACCTGCTCGCGCTGAACGCCAACATCGAGGCGGCGCGGGCGGGCGAGGCCGGAGACGGGTTCGCGGTCGTCGCAGAGGAGGTCAAGGAGTTGGCGACCCAGACCAGCGACCACGCCGACGACATCGCAGACCGGATAGGGACGCTCCGTCAGCGGGCGCTCAAAACCGTCGAGTCGGTAGAGGAGTCCCACGGTCGGGTCGAACACGTAGACGAGGAAATCGACGCGACTCTCGACGCCCTCCGGGAAATAGCCACCGCGGTCGAAACCGCGACCGAGGGTATCAGGGAAGTCGCGGACGCGAACGACGAACAAGCCACCGCCGTCGAGGAAGTCGCGGCGACCATCGAGGACGCCAAGCGGAGCGCCGACGGGGTGGACGAGACTGCCGACGAAATCGTCCGCGAGATGGACGCGCAGGCCGACTCGGTAGACGACCTCGCGGCGCGCGTCGGCGAACTGACGGGCGACGGTCGCTGA
- the rqcH gene encoding ribosome rescue protein RqcH → MDQKRELSSIDLAAVVAELGAYEGAKLDKAYLYDDDLLRLKMRDFDRGRVELIVEVGELKRAHVSAPENVPDAPGRPPNFAMMLRNRLSGADFAGVEQYGFDRILQFHFERGDEDTTIVAELFGQGNVAVLDENREVVDSLDTVRLKSRTVAPGSQYEFPDERVNPLEIDYEVLVAHMEESDTDLVRTLATQLNFGGLYAEEVCARAGVEKGKAIADADEEDYEAIFDAIERLAEPVRSGEFDPRVYREDDRLVDVTPLPLEEYADLDAEAFDTFNEAVDFYYANLDLEGDDADSGGVGDQRPDFEAEIEKQKRIIEQQEQAIEGFEKEAEQVRQKAERLYGHYGLADEILTTVRTALDEGTSWEEIEARFAEGADQGIEAAQAVQGVDPENGMVTVEIDGVDVPLDAEMGVEKNADRLYTEAKRVEEKKEGALAAIEDTREDLEDVKRRKEEWEAEPDDEDEGDDEQEEVDWLSEPSIPIRKQEQWYERFRWFRTSDGFLVIGGRNADQNEELVQKYLDGNDLFFHAQAHGGPVTILKTSDPSEPSRDVDVPDQSKREAAQFAVSYSSVWKDSRFAGDAYVVTPDQVSKTPESGEYLEKGGFAIRGDRNYFRDVAVGVAVGIACEPHTRVLGGPPSAIVPQVETHIEVEPGRYAQNDIAKRIYREFRERFEDTSFVRKVASADLIQEFLPPGGSRTKGE, encoded by the coding sequence ATGGACCAGAAGCGGGAACTGTCGAGCATCGACCTCGCGGCTGTCGTGGCCGAGTTGGGGGCCTACGAGGGGGCGAAACTCGACAAGGCGTATCTCTACGACGACGACCTGTTGCGTCTCAAGATGCGGGACTTCGACCGCGGGCGGGTCGAACTCATCGTGGAAGTTGGCGAGTTGAAGCGCGCTCACGTCTCGGCCCCCGAGAACGTCCCGGACGCGCCGGGGCGACCGCCGAACTTCGCCATGATGCTCCGGAATCGGCTCTCGGGCGCGGACTTCGCGGGCGTCGAGCAGTACGGCTTCGACCGCATCCTCCAGTTCCACTTCGAGCGCGGCGACGAGGACACCACCATCGTCGCGGAACTGTTCGGGCAGGGCAACGTCGCGGTGTTGGACGAGAACCGCGAAGTCGTCGATTCGCTCGACACGGTGCGTCTCAAGTCCCGGACCGTCGCGCCGGGGAGCCAGTACGAGTTCCCCGACGAGCGAGTCAATCCCCTCGAAATCGACTACGAGGTCCTCGTGGCCCACATGGAGGAGTCGGACACCGACCTCGTGCGCACCCTCGCCACGCAACTCAACTTCGGCGGTCTCTACGCCGAAGAGGTGTGCGCCCGCGCTGGCGTCGAGAAGGGCAAGGCGATTGCCGACGCCGACGAGGAGGATTACGAAGCCATCTTCGACGCCATCGAGCGTCTCGCCGAACCCGTCCGTTCCGGGGAGTTCGACCCGCGGGTCTACCGCGAGGACGACCGACTCGTGGACGTGACGCCGCTCCCTCTCGAAGAGTACGCCGACCTCGACGCCGAGGCGTTCGACACGTTCAACGAGGCGGTGGACTTCTATTACGCCAACCTCGACTTGGAGGGCGACGACGCCGACAGCGGCGGGGTCGGCGACCAGCGCCCCGACTTCGAGGCCGAAATCGAGAAACAGAAGCGCATCATCGAACAGCAAGAGCAGGCCATCGAGGGGTTCGAAAAGGAGGCCGAACAGGTCCGACAGAAGGCCGAACGACTCTACGGCCACTACGGACTCGCCGACGAGATTCTGACGACGGTCCGGACGGCGTTAGACGAGGGCACCTCGTGGGAGGAAATCGAGGCGCGATTCGCCGAGGGTGCCGACCAAGGCATCGAGGCGGCCCAAGCGGTGCAGGGCGTAGACCCCGAGAACGGCATGGTGACGGTCGAAATCGACGGCGTGGACGTGCCCCTCGACGCCGAGATGGGCGTCGAGAAGAACGCCGACCGCCTCTACACCGAGGCCAAGCGTGTCGAAGAGAAGAAGGAGGGCGCGCTGGCCGCCATCGAGGACACCCGCGAGGACTTGGAGGACGTGAAGCGCCGCAAGGAGGAGTGGGAGGCCGAACCCGACGACGAGGACGAGGGCGACGACGAACAGGAGGAAGTCGATTGGCTCTCGGAACCCTCGATTCCGATTCGCAAGCAGGAACAGTGGTACGAGCGCTTCCGGTGGTTCCGGACCTCCGACGGCTTTCTGGTCATCGGCGGGCGCAACGCCGACCAGAACGAGGAGTTGGTCCAGAAGTATCTCGACGGCAACGACCTGTTCTTCCACGCGCAGGCCCACGGCGGTCCGGTGACGATTCTGAAGACTTCCGACCCGAGCGAACCCTCCCGCGACGTGGACGTGCCCGACCAGAGCAAGCGCGAGGCGGCCCAGTTCGCCGTCTCCTACTCGTCGGTGTGGAAGGACAGTCGGTTCGCCGGTGACGCCTACGTGGTCACGCCCGACCAAGTGAGCAAGACGCCCGAGAGCGGCGAGTACCTCGAAAAGGGCGGGTTCGCCATCCGCGGCGACCGCAACTACTTCCGCGACGTGGCGGTGGGCGTGGCGGTGGGCATCGCCTGCGAACCCCACACCCGGGTTCTCGGCGGGCCGCCGTCGGCCATCGTCCCGCAGGTCGAGACCCATATCGAGGTCGAACCCGGCCGGTACGCCCAGAACGACATCGCAAAGCGCATCTACCGGGAGTTCCGCGAGCGGTTCGAGGACACCTCGTTCGTCCGGAAGGTGGCGAGCGCCGACCTGATTCAGGAGTTCCTGCCGCCGGGCGGGAGTCGGACGAAGGGCGAGTAG